Proteins encoded by one window of Verrucomicrobiota bacterium:
- the tnpA gene encoding IS200/IS605 family transposase: MDSTKRVNKASHCAWQIHYHLVMPVKYRKALIDERVERVMKETAEGIGERYEIEMEALGMDKDHVHLLCGAHPKIAPGSIVRKFKSILARELFGREKWLKQELWGGSFWSSGYYVGTVGEKGNWTSVETYVLEQGKPKEELRQLRLW; encoded by the coding sequence GTGGATTCGACGAAACGAGTGAACAAAGCGAGTCATTGCGCCTGGCAGATTCATTATCATTTGGTGATGCCCGTAAAATATCGCAAGGCCTTGATTGATGAACGAGTGGAACGCGTTATGAAGGAGACAGCCGAGGGCATAGGGGAACGCTATGAAATCGAAATGGAGGCATTGGGTATGGATAAAGATCACGTGCATTTGTTATGCGGTGCTCATCCGAAGATAGCACCGGGAAGTATAGTGAGAAAATTTAAAAGTATCTTGGCTCGGGAATTGTTTGGAAGAGAGAAGTGGTTAAAGCAGGAACTGTGGGGAGGCAGCTTTTGGAGTTCAGGTTATTACGTTGGGACGGTGGGCGAAAAAGGGAATTGGACTTCGGTTGAGACCTACGTTTTGGAACAAGGCAAACCGAAAGAGGAATTGCGTCAGCTAAGATTATGGTAA
- a CDS encoding serine hydrolase, whose amino-acid sequence MVKNIRRLFVGASLLANQWTTGSRASSLLHFKSSIAVCALLVLASLVQASDRDLVQVPPAQIGLSEDALIEITKYLQSQVDDGVVTAAVGMVARHGQIGYFESVGECDTGSLFRLASMTKAVTSVAVMQLVEEGSIKLKDPVSLYFPSFASLKVLGEDGVTLTDVAAEPTIHHLLTHTSGIGYGWFGIPQDAFYQKAGVHDLLVPNIDTLEEHTDKLSQLPLAFQPGEQWMYGQSIDVLGRVIEVVSGLTLQQYFHERIFRPLKMENTRFYVNEVQQKRLVPLYSPDENGGLVKVGSEILSAGSINYSADLSNEGQGKLYAGGSGLVGSTLDYMRFLQMLLNKGSLEGVKILDESTVDLMTQNHIGELSVPFPGHGDGFGYGFGVLTERGKADDLASVGTYSWGGIFNTYYWVDPQEELIGLVMTQIFPNAHVTIREDFKKRVYGAIDDSGFVRRYWYEQGEEHGNPYFNRRQLRVNSAGIGVHPRHATRTETQSSGAMRILIEEDLRSIDGANLYCEIWGGHPGTSHKRVSINGRQKISIPENGTAYDNCTHLYPTFNLAPTDLVNGYNTLQFACDKPGLEWGHFIVENAALDVRLSRDHPDLQSRGLGSFEATVSANTQGETILFEIESNQLEAVSEVVYQARYYGYDENGNGFETDWHGMTKERKPYGMLGAGRGKTHRLEWDLSMLPAQTQIEVKATVSFQDHPNLHFQAAKVGGLEVAPRENVEVSLFSSKDLPNPFWSRVNRKKACTINIDIDPSDIEQADLHVISWTGGAGEVKEYFQLNGHFIPVAEGSGHEVEYSVTSIDPSWLKKGENRFELVSDTEHHGIEILLPGPALMIRSRNR is encoded by the coding sequence ATGGTTAAAAACATACGCAGGTTATTTGTAGGAGCGAGCTTGCTCGCGAATCAGTGGACTACGGGATCGCGAGCAAGCTCGCTCCTACATTTTAAATCATCCATCGCGGTATGCGCGCTTTTAGTTTTAGCCAGCCTGGTCCAAGCATCGGACCGGGATCTGGTCCAGGTTCCTCCTGCGCAGATTGGACTGTCTGAAGATGCCCTCATTGAAATTACCAAATATCTGCAAAGCCAGGTGGATGATGGGGTTGTTACCGCAGCGGTTGGCATGGTAGCCAGGCATGGGCAGATTGGCTACTTTGAATCTGTTGGAGAGTGCGACACCGGCTCACTGTTTCGCCTTGCCTCCATGACGAAGGCGGTGACCTCGGTGGCTGTTATGCAGCTTGTGGAAGAAGGATCGATAAAACTGAAGGATCCTGTTTCGCTTTACTTTCCGAGTTTTGCTTCGCTCAAAGTACTTGGTGAAGATGGAGTCACGCTCACAGATGTAGCGGCGGAGCCTACGATTCATCATCTACTGACTCATACATCAGGGATCGGTTATGGTTGGTTTGGAATCCCGCAGGATGCGTTTTATCAAAAAGCAGGGGTGCACGATCTGCTGGTTCCCAATATAGATACTCTGGAAGAGCACACGGATAAACTCTCCCAATTGCCTCTGGCCTTCCAACCTGGAGAGCAATGGATGTATGGACAGTCCATCGATGTGCTGGGTCGCGTCATCGAGGTCGTGTCAGGCTTAACTCTGCAGCAATACTTTCACGAACGTATATTCAGACCCTTAAAAATGGAGAATACGCGTTTCTACGTGAATGAGGTGCAGCAGAAACGGTTAGTCCCCCTTTATTCACCCGATGAGAATGGAGGATTGGTCAAAGTCGGTAGTGAAATCTTATCAGCTGGTTCTATCAATTATTCAGCTGACTTATCCAACGAAGGCCAGGGCAAGTTATACGCCGGCGGAAGCGGGTTGGTTGGTTCGACCTTGGACTATATGCGTTTTCTGCAGATGCTTTTAAATAAAGGCAGTCTGGAAGGTGTGAAGATTTTAGATGAATCAACAGTCGACTTGATGACGCAAAATCACATCGGAGAGTTAAGCGTTCCCTTCCCGGGTCATGGGGACGGCTTTGGTTATGGATTTGGGGTATTGACCGAGCGAGGCAAGGCTGACGATTTGGCTTCTGTCGGCACCTATTCCTGGGGAGGGATCTTTAACACGTATTATTGGGTGGATCCGCAGGAAGAATTGATCGGCCTGGTAATGACGCAAATATTTCCGAACGCCCATGTAACGATCAGGGAGGATTTCAAGAAACGTGTTTATGGGGCCATCGATGACTCTGGATTTGTGCGTCGTTATTGGTACGAACAAGGCGAAGAACATGGTAATCCTTATTTTAACCGGAGACAACTGCGTGTAAATAGCGCCGGAATAGGTGTCCATCCACGCCATGCCACAAGAACCGAAACGCAATCCAGTGGAGCGATGCGGATTCTAATCGAAGAAGATCTGCGATCTATCGACGGAGCCAATCTATATTGCGAAATCTGGGGAGGTCATCCAGGAACCAGTCATAAACGCGTATCCATTAATGGGAGACAAAAGATTTCGATACCGGAGAATGGAACTGCCTATGATAACTGCACGCACCTTTATCCTACGTTCAATTTAGCACCGACCGATTTGGTGAATGGTTACAATACCTTGCAGTTTGCTTGCGATAAGCCCGGGTTGGAGTGGGGGCATTTTATAGTCGAAAATGCAGCTTTGGACGTTCGTTTATCCAGGGATCACCCCGACCTCCAGTCTAGAGGTTTAGGGAGTTTTGAGGCGACGGTGTCGGCCAACACTCAGGGCGAGACCATCCTTTTTGAAATAGAAAGCAATCAATTGGAAGCGGTTTCCGAAGTCGTGTATCAAGCTCGCTACTACGGCTACGATGAAAATGGCAATGGTTTCGAAACGGATTGGCATGGCATGACAAAGGAGCGGAAACCATACGGTATGCTTGGGGCAGGTCGTGGTAAAACGCACCGGCTTGAATGGGATTTATCAATGCTTCCAGCACAGACACAGATAGAAGTTAAAGCGACGGTTTCATTTCAAGATCATCCTAATCTACATTTCCAGGCGGCCAAGGTAGGTGGCCTCGAGGTTGCGCCACGAGAGAATGTCGAAGTTTCCTTGTTTAGCTCTAAAGATTTACCGAACCCATTCTGGTCCAGGGTCAATCGTAAGAAGGCGTGTACCATAAATATCGACATTGATCCCTCGGACATCGAACAAGCTGATCTCCATGTGATTTCTTGGACGGGAGGTGCCGGGGAGGTAAAAGAATACTTTCAGCTAAACGGTCATTTTATTCCTGTGGCGGAAGGCTCCGGGCACGAGGTTGAATACTCTGTGACTTCCATTGATCCTTCCTGGCTGAAAAAAGGGGAGAACCGGTTCGAGTTGGTGAGCGATACTGAACACCATGGTATCGAGATCCTATTACCCGGTCCTGCTTTGATGATTCGCAGCCGAAACCGGTAA